A stretch of the Planktothricoides raciborskii GIHE-MW2 genome encodes the following:
- the wecB gene encoding non-hydrolyzing UDP-N-acetylglucosamine 2-epimerase, producing MSKSPIKICITLGTRPEAIKLAPVISLFQRSPAFTTQVVLTGQHREMVDQVMQLFDLAADSDLKIMQPKQTLTDITCRSLKGLEELFTQEKPQLVLVQGDTTTAFAAALAAFYQQIPVGHVEAGLRTDHLFNPYPEEANRRLISQIAQLNFAPTTQSVVNLQRSGIAGAIHQTGNTVIDALLTVAQGQPDCPVEGLDWHKYRVLLATVHRRENWGEPLQGIAQGFCQILEKFPDTALLLPLHRNPTVREPLQGILGDHPRVFLTEPLDYGQLVGAMQRCYLLLSDSGGLQEEAPALGKPVLVLRETTERPEAVEAGTSKLVGTEPGGILAAASELLSDTAAYEKMAKAVNPFGDGHASERILQIVSDYFGLDS from the coding sequence ATGTCAAAATCCCCGATTAAGATTTGTATTACCCTGGGAACTCGCCCGGAAGCGATTAAACTGGCTCCCGTGATTAGCTTGTTTCAGCGATCGCCAGCTTTTACCACTCAGGTGGTCTTAACCGGGCAGCATCGGGAAATGGTGGATCAAGTGATGCAACTATTTGATTTAGCCGCTGACTCGGATCTGAAGATTATGCAGCCCAAACAAACCCTGACGGATATTACCTGTCGGAGTTTAAAAGGACTCGAAGAGTTGTTTACTCAGGAAAAACCCCAACTGGTTTTGGTGCAAGGGGATACAACCACTGCGTTTGCTGCGGCTTTGGCGGCATTTTATCAACAAATCCCCGTGGGTCATGTGGAAGCCGGGTTAAGAACGGATCATTTATTTAATCCCTATCCCGAAGAAGCCAACCGACGTTTAATTTCCCAGATCGCCCAGCTTAATTTTGCCCCCACCACCCAATCGGTGGTAAATCTCCAACGTTCTGGGATTGCTGGGGCGATTCACCAAACCGGCAATACGGTGATTGATGCGTTGCTGACCGTTGCCCAGGGACAACCTGATTGTCCCGTTGAGGGGTTGGACTGGCATAAATACCGGGTATTGTTAGCTACGGTTCATCGCCGGGAAAATTGGGGCGAACCCCTGCAAGGAATTGCCCAAGGATTTTGCCAAATTTTAGAGAAATTTCCCGATACTGCGTTGTTGTTGCCATTACATCGCAATCCCACGGTACGGGAACCTTTGCAAGGGATCTTAGGAGATCATCCTAGGGTTTTTTTAACCGAACCCCTGGATTATGGTCAGTTAGTTGGGGCGATGCAGCGCTGTTATTTGTTATTGAGTGATTCTGGTGGATTGCAAGAAGAAGCTCCCGCTTTGGGTAAGCCGGTGTTGGTGTTGCGAGAAACTACGGAACGGCCAGAAGCGGTTGAGGCGGGAACTTCCAAGCTGGTGGGGACTGAACCAGGGGGGATTCTAGCGGCTGCCAGTGAGCTACTCAGTGACACGGCGGCTTATGAGAAAATGGCCAAGGCCGTAAATCCGTTTGGGGATGGTCATGCAAGTGAGCGGATTTTGCAAATTGTTAGTGATTATTTCGGTTTAGACTCTTAG
- the chlG gene encoding chlorophyll synthase ChlG: protein MSNQPAPESNPTNASNPAPPDPTSKRSAKTRQMLGMKGADVKETSIWKIRLQLMKPITWIPLIWGVVCGAAASGNYEWKLEHILIAAACMLMSGPLLAGYTQTINDFYDRDLDAINEPYRPIPSGAISVPQVVTQILVLLLAGIGVAYGLDVWANHEFPTITVLALGGSFLSYIYSAPPLKLKKNGWLGNYALGASYIALPWWAGQALFGTIDAKIMIITLIYSLAGLGIAIVNDFKSVEGDRQLGLKSLPVMFGVGTAAWICVLMIDVFQLGIAGYLLSIHQNLYAVILILLVIPQITFQDMYFLRNPLENDVKYQASAQPFLVLGMLVTALAIGHQVI, encoded by the coding sequence ATGAGCAACCAGCCTGCACCTGAGTCCAATCCTACTAACGCATCTAATCCCGCACCCCCTGACCCCACATCCAAACGCAGCGCCAAAACGCGGCAAATGTTAGGGATGAAAGGCGCTGATGTTAAAGAAACATCGATTTGGAAAATTCGGCTGCAACTGATGAAACCAATCACCTGGATCCCGCTGATTTGGGGGGTGGTTTGCGGGGCCGCCGCTTCCGGCAACTATGAATGGAAATTAGAACATATATTAATTGCCGCCGCTTGTATGTTGATGTCTGGCCCTCTGTTGGCTGGCTATACTCAAACCATTAATGATTTTTATGATCGCGACTTAGATGCGATTAACGAACCCTATCGTCCCATTCCCTCTGGGGCGATCTCCGTTCCCCAGGTTGTCACCCAGATTCTGGTGTTGCTACTTGCGGGTATTGGGGTGGCTTATGGTTTAGATGTTTGGGCAAACCATGAGTTTCCCACCATTACGGTTTTAGCCTTGGGCGGTTCTTTCTTGTCCTATATTTACTCAGCCCCACCGTTGAAATTAAAGAAAAATGGCTGGTTGGGTAACTATGCTTTGGGTGCGAGTTATATTGCCTTACCTTGGTGGGCAGGTCAAGCCCTGTTTGGCACAATTGATGCCAAGATTATGATCATCACCTTAATCTATAGTCTGGCGGGATTAGGTATTGCGATCGTCAATGATTTTAAAAGTGTGGAAGGCGATCGCCAACTGGGCTTAAAATCTTTGCCCGTTATGTTTGGGGTAGGAACTGCAGCCTGGATTTGTGTACTAATGATTGATGTATTCCAACTGGGGATTGCCGGATACTTACTCAGTATTCATCAAAACCTTTATGCGGTCATATTGATCCTATTAGTGATCCCGCAAATTACTTTCCAGGATATGTACTTCTTACGCAACCCCCTGGAAAATGACGTGAAATATCAAGCTAGTGCCCAACCCTTTTTGGTTTTGGGGATGTTGGTGACTGCATTGGCGATCGGTCATCAGGTGATCTAA
- a CDS encoding DNA-binding protein: MPRDYMLRIRLNTQELERLKAVAQNRQVSMSEVIRNYIKRLPKPQKKSE; encoded by the coding sequence ATGCCTAGAGATTATATGCTGCGAATTCGGCTGAACACTCAGGAACTAGAACGTTTAAAGGCAGTCGCCCAAAACCGTCAAGTTTCCATGTCGGAAGTAATTAGGAATTATATTAAGCGTTTACCAAAACCTCAGAAAAAATCTGAATAA
- a CDS encoding nucleoside transporter C-terminal domain-containing protein, which yields MNLTLNLISFLGIFALCFVAWLGSEDRKALPIKVIVWGIALQLVLGLLVFQVPITRNLIANLGDLFNALIDAADTGARFLFGDLIVPKMESVGPGAAGRWITRALQNPYVAVPGDRLGNNFLDFGYIFAFRALPQVIFFSAIVSLLYRLGIIQPIVKLFATIFRATLGISGAESLSGAANIFVGIESMIAVKPFLVDMTRSELCAILTSCFGSIASTVLGLYASYLRGTFPNITAHMMSASILTIPACFVIAKILVPEKGEPKTLGTIPEEPEDETKEKPSPMDSLILGALDGVNMATGIAAVLIAIIGLVALLNNMFGSLAGLSQSSFGPWQTIGNLFSLVTLNNIFGVLFFPLTLLTGVSLNPPEIWQASVLIGQRVLQTSIPPYIELARLNSQQLISDRAMLIVSYVLCGFAHIPSYGIFVGGLASLVPSRRNEISSLGWISLWAATLATLMTGCIAGVFFFGDSASILGR from the coding sequence ATGAATTTAACCTTAAATTTAATTTCCTTTCTGGGAATTTTTGCGCTTTGCTTCGTGGCATGGCTGGGAAGCGAAGATCGCAAAGCATTACCAATCAAAGTGATTGTTTGGGGTATTGCTCTGCAATTGGTGCTGGGGTTGTTGGTGTTTCAAGTCCCCATCACCCGCAATCTAATCGCCAATTTGGGCGATTTGTTTAATGCCTTAATTGACGCGGCTGATACCGGGGCTCGGTTTCTGTTTGGGGACTTGATTGTGCCCAAGATGGAATCCGTGGGGCCTGGAGCCGCCGGACGCTGGATTACTAGGGCATTACAAAATCCTTATGTGGCAGTTCCGGGCGATCGCCTAGGCAACAACTTTCTGGACTTTGGTTATATTTTCGCGTTTCGGGCATTGCCCCAGGTGATTTTCTTCTCGGCGATCGTCAGTTTGTTATACCGTTTGGGCATCATTCAACCGATCGTCAAGTTATTTGCCACGATCTTTCGTGCCACCCTGGGAATTAGTGGAGCAGAATCGTTATCCGGGGCAGCGAATATCTTCGTGGGGATTGAATCGATGATCGCCGTCAAGCCATTTTTGGTCGATATGACTCGGAGTGAACTCTGTGCCATTTTAACCAGTTGTTTTGGCTCGATCGCCTCCACGGTGTTGGGACTTTATGCGAGTTATTTGCGCGGCACCTTTCCCAACATCACCGCCCACATGATGTCCGCGTCAATCTTAACCATTCCCGCTTGCTTTGTCATCGCCAAAATCCTGGTGCCGGAAAAAGGAGAACCCAAAACATTGGGCACCATTCCCGAAGAACCAGAGGATGAAACTAAAGAGAAACCCAGCCCAATGGACAGCTTAATTTTAGGCGCCCTCGATGGAGTGAACATGGCCACCGGGATTGCTGCGGTGTTAATTGCGATTATTGGGTTGGTGGCACTGCTGAATAATATGTTTGGTAGTTTAGCGGGTCTTTCCCAAAGTTCTTTTGGTCCTTGGCAAACGATCGGCAACTTATTCTCTTTGGTGACTCTGAACAATATTTTCGGGGTGTTATTTTTCCCCTTAACTTTGTTAACTGGGGTTTCCTTAAATCCCCCAGAAATTTGGCAAGCTTCGGTGTTAATTGGCCAACGGGTGCTGCAAACTTCAATTCCGCCTTATATTGAACTCGCCCGACTGAATTCACAACAACTCATTAGCGATCGCGCCATGTTGATTGTCAGCTATGTGCTTTGTGGCTTTGCCCACATTCCTTCCTATGGGATTTTCGTCGGCGGTTTGGCCAGTCTAGTCCCCTCTCGGCGCAATGAAATCAGTTCTCTGGGTTGGATATCCTTATGGGCTGCCACATTAGCCACCTTAATGACCGGATGTATTGCGGGGGTTTTCTTCTTCGGCGATAGTGCATCGATTTTGGGCAGATAA
- a CDS encoding response regulator transcription factor encodes MKILVVEDDKLLSQALAEALRDQHYIVDVISDPEQSWKYLNTGKYDLILLDILLPKLDGITLCRRLRADGYSMPILILTALSGSTDKVRGLDAGADDYLVKPIDFQELFARVRAALRREVATASHKLYWDGLELDPITYDVTYQKQPLHLTPKEYSVLELLMRNGRRVLSRSIIIEHLWNSDDPPGEETVKAHIKRLRKKLHAVGAPKNLIETVHSLGYRLKQFS; translated from the coding sequence ATGAAAATCCTGGTAGTAGAAGATGATAAGCTCCTCAGTCAAGCACTAGCCGAAGCGCTGAGGGATCAGCACTATATTGTTGACGTGATTTCCGATCCGGAACAGAGTTGGAAATATCTCAACACGGGCAAATATGACTTAATTTTACTCGATATTCTATTACCTAAACTTGATGGAATCACTCTCTGTCGCCGACTACGGGCTGATGGTTACTCCATGCCGATCCTGATCCTCACAGCCCTGAGTGGTAGTACCGATAAAGTGCGTGGATTGGATGCAGGCGCCGATGATTATTTAGTCAAACCCATTGATTTTCAAGAGTTATTCGCCAGAGTGCGGGCGGCATTACGTCGAGAGGTGGCTACAGCCTCACACAAATTGTATTGGGATGGACTAGAACTCGATCCGATCACTTATGACGTGACCTATCAGAAGCAGCCTTTGCACCTCACCCCGAAAGAGTATTCTGTCCTAGAGTTGTTGATGCGTAACGGTCGCCGAGTCCTTAGTCGTAGCATTATTATTGAACATCTTTGGAATAGCGACGATCCACCCGGAGAAGAAACGGTCAAAGCTCACATCAAGCGGTTAAGAAAAAAACTGCACGCGGTTGGTGCGCCGAAAAATTTGATTGAGACCGTTCACAGCTTGGGTTATCGCCTCAAACAATTTTCTTAA
- a CDS encoding type IV pilus twitching motility protein PilT, with the protein MTSKRPAPPPPPAGRPPVPPPPMAGRPPSPPTAGPPPTAPPAKPPAPSVPAPPAPAPAAARPPQASQPAAPATPASSGLGPGQPTLRDIIWRANEEGISDVHLGVNELPRFRKRGEITDAGYPVTDLNTFMSWLRECMTPEEIQQFQQNLDFDGVFDFGFVRIRISAFDSLAGPAVVFRLIAAKILTMEQLSLPPVFKKVCHYHKGLILVTGPTGSGKSTTMAAMIDYINKEFAHHIITIEDPVEFVHESKKSLIKHREVGRHTLKFMNALKGALRQDPDMMLVGEIRDAEAMQIALKAASTGHLVAGTLHTNSAVGTLTRILDMFPPEEKPPLRKSISESLVAIIAQLLCKTADGKRAAFHDILINTDVIKEYIVKEQYEEIQQIMLKDTFEGMTTMNRSLYELYQAGKITEEIALEQSPTPNEMGQMLRGRI; encoded by the coding sequence ATGACATCAAAGCGCCCAGCACCACCCCCGCCCCCCGCCGGACGCCCGCCCGTACCGCCGCCGCCGATGGCGGGTCGGCCTCCATCTCCTCCCACTGCTGGGCCTCCCCCCACCGCGCCCCCTGCAAAACCACCGGCGCCCAGCGTACCCGCCCCCCCCGCCCCCGCCCCGGCAGCCGCCCGCCCGCCTCAAGCTAGTCAACCGGCAGCCCCGGCAACTCCGGCAAGTTCGGGTCTTGGTCCGGGACAGCCAACCTTGAGAGATATTATCTGGCGAGCCAATGAAGAAGGGATTTCTGACGTTCACCTTGGTGTAAACGAGCTTCCCCGGTTTCGTAAACGCGGTGAAATTACTGACGCTGGTTATCCCGTAACCGATTTGAATACCTTTATGTCCTGGTTGCGGGAATGCATGACCCCAGAGGAAATTCAACAATTCCAACAAAACTTGGACTTTGACGGGGTGTTTGACTTTGGGTTTGTGCGGATCCGGATCAGTGCCTTTGACTCCTTAGCCGGTCCTGCGGTGGTATTCCGACTGATTGCGGCGAAAATATTGACGATGGAGCAGTTGAGCTTACCGCCAGTGTTTAAAAAAGTCTGTCACTACCACAAGGGGCTGATTTTGGTGACGGGACCGACGGGTTCAGGCAAGTCTACCACGATGGCGGCAATGATTGACTACATTAATAAGGAGTTTGCCCATCACATTATCACCATTGAAGACCCGGTAGAATTCGTCCATGAGAGTAAAAAGTCGCTGATTAAGCACCGGGAAGTCGGACGACATACGCTGAAATTTATGAACGCCCTGAAAGGGGCGCTGCGACAAGACCCGGACATGATGCTGGTGGGAGAAATTCGGGACGCGGAAGCGATGCAAATTGCTCTCAAAGCGGCTTCTACAGGTCACTTGGTGGCGGGAACCCTGCACACTAACAGTGCCGTGGGAACCTTGACTCGGATTTTGGATATGTTTCCCCCAGAAGAAAAACCTCCCTTGAGAAAATCAATTTCCGAATCTCTGGTGGCAATTATTGCCCAGCTACTCTGTAAAACTGCGGATGGGAAACGGGCTGCGTTTCACGACATCTTAATTAATACCGACGTGATTAAGGAATACATCGTCAAAGAACAGTATGAGGAAATTCAACAAATAATGCTGAAAGATACTTTTGAAGGTATGACGACGATGAACCGATCGCTTTATGAGCTTTATCAAGCCGGTAAAATTACTGAAGAAATTGCCTTAGAACAGTCTCCCACTCCTAACGAAATGGGTCAAATGTTGCGGGGTCGGATCTAA
- the uvrB gene encoding excinuclease ABC subunit UvrB translates to MKNFCLEAPFQPTGDQPKAIAQLIANLQGGKRRQTLLGATGTGKTYTIAKTIEKIGKPTLVLAHNKTLAAQLCNEFRNFFPHNAVEYFISYYDYYQPEAYIPVSDTYIEKSASINDEIDMLRHSATRSLFERRDVIVVASISCIYGLGIPAEYLKAAIPLSVGEELDQRQLLRELATLQYMRNDLDLGRGRFRVKGDVLEIGPAYEDRIIRVEFFGDEIDAIRYIDPVTGAIIQSLDSLNIYPARHFVTPQDQLEAACQDIKTELENRLVELEKAGKLLEAQRLEQRTRYDLEMLSEVGYCNGVENYSRHLAGRNPGEPPECLIDYFPSDWLLVVDESHVTVPQIRGMYHGDRSRKQVLIEHGFRLPSAADNRPLKAEEFWQKVSQCIFVSATPGDWEIEESQGEIVEQIIRPTGVVDPELFVRPSKGQVDDLLGEINQRIDRKERVLVTTLTKRMAEDLTEYFQDQGVRVRYLHSDVKSIERIEIIQALRQGEFDVLIGVNLLREGLDLPEVSLVAILDADKEGFLRAERSLIQTIGRAARHVQGQAILYADNLTESMAKAISETERRRQIQLEYNQKHGITPRSIVKTSSNAILSFLEISRRLHTDGKNREDLPLIEQLPLEEIPQLITQLESEMKQAAKALEFEQAAQLRDRIKLLRERLVGHKI, encoded by the coding sequence ATGAAAAACTTTTGTCTCGAAGCCCCATTTCAACCCACTGGCGACCAACCAAAGGCGATCGCGCAACTGATTGCCAATTTGCAAGGAGGAAAACGCCGCCAAACGCTCCTGGGCGCCACGGGCACCGGCAAAACTTACACCATTGCCAAAACCATTGAAAAAATTGGCAAACCCACCTTAGTCCTAGCCCATAATAAAACCTTAGCCGCCCAACTTTGCAACGAATTTAGAAATTTTTTCCCTCACAATGCGGTTGAATACTTTATTTCTTACTACGACTATTATCAACCAGAAGCCTATATCCCGGTCAGCGATACTTATATTGAAAAAAGTGCATCCATCAACGATGAAATTGATATGTTGCGCCATTCAGCCACCCGGTCATTATTTGAACGCCGGGATGTAATTGTCGTCGCTTCAATTAGCTGTATTTATGGGTTAGGAATTCCCGCCGAATATCTCAAAGCGGCGATTCCTTTATCCGTAGGAGAAGAACTAGATCAACGGCAATTGCTGCGGGAATTAGCCACCCTCCAATATATGAGAAATGACCTGGATTTAGGGCGGGGACGTTTCCGGGTTAAAGGAGATGTTTTAGAAATTGGCCCTGCTTACGAAGACCGCATTATTCGCGTTGAATTTTTTGGCGATGAAATTGATGCCATTCGCTATATAGACCCGGTGACAGGGGCAATTATCCAAAGTTTAGATAGTTTAAATATCTATCCAGCCCGTCACTTTGTCACCCCGCAAGACCAACTAGAAGCCGCTTGTCAAGATATTAAAACTGAATTAGAAAATCGATTGGTTGAATTAGAAAAAGCGGGCAAACTTTTAGAAGCGCAACGCTTAGAACAGCGCACTCGCTATGATTTAGAAATGCTGTCGGAAGTGGGATATTGTAATGGGGTAGAAAACTATTCTCGGCATTTAGCCGGTAGAAACCCAGGGGAACCCCCAGAATGTTTAATTGATTACTTTCCCTCCGACTGGTTATTAGTGGTGGATGAATCTCATGTTACGGTGCCGCAAATTCGGGGGATGTATCATGGAGATCGATCCCGCAAACAAGTGTTAATTGAGCATGGATTTCGCTTACCCAGTGCGGCGGATAATCGCCCTTTAAAAGCGGAGGAGTTTTGGCAAAAAGTTAGTCAATGTATTTTTGTCTCAGCGACTCCAGGAGATTGGGAAATCGAAGAATCTCAAGGGGAAATTGTCGAGCAAATTATTCGCCCGACTGGGGTGGTAGATCCAGAGTTATTTGTCAGACCAAGTAAGGGACAAGTGGATGATTTATTAGGAGAAATTAACCAGCGAATTGACCGCAAAGAACGGGTACTGGTGACTACTTTAACTAAACGCATGGCGGAAGATTTGACGGAATATTTCCAAGACCAAGGGGTGCGAGTGCGTTATCTGCATTCCGATGTGAAATCTATTGAGCGAATTGAAATTATCCAAGCATTGCGTCAGGGCGAATTTGATGTTTTGATTGGGGTGAATTTATTACGAGAAGGTTTGGATTTACCGGAAGTTTCTTTGGTGGCTATTTTAGATGCGGATAAGGAGGGATTTTTGCGGGCAGAACGTTCTTTGATTCAAACGATTGGTCGGGCAGCCCGTCATGTGCAAGGACAAGCGATTTTATATGCGGATAATCTGACAGAGAGTATGGCTAAAGCCATTAGTGAAACGGAACGTCGCCGCCAAATTCAATTGGAGTATAATCAAAAACACGGCATTACGCCCCGGTCGATTGTGAAAACTTCGAGTAATGCAATTTTATCGTTTTTGGAAATTTCTCGGCGGTTGCATACGGATGGTAAAAACCGTGAGGATTTACCGTTAATTGAACAGTTGCCTTTAGAGGAAATTCCCCAGTTAATTACTCAGTTAGAAAGTGAGATGAAACAAGCGGCGAAGGCTTTGGAATTTGAGCAAGCGGCTCAGTTGCGCGATCGCATTAAGTTATTGAGAGAAAGGCTGGTGGGACATAAAATTTAG
- a CDS encoding DUF1830 domain-containing protein, with the protein MNMQNAYNQKILCYYFNPSSELQIITVKNLAKKHYERVVFPKQRLFFEAFPNSFLEVHRQTFTGTDLVDKISCQTLQVLNEDNVKGIDNLSTVQ; encoded by the coding sequence ATGAATATGCAAAATGCCTATAATCAAAAAATTCTTTGCTACTATTTTAATCCTAGTAGTGAACTACAAATTATCACAGTGAAAAACCTAGCGAAAAAACACTATGAAAGAGTAGTTTTTCCTAAGCAAAGATTGTTTTTTGAGGCTTTTCCCAATTCTTTTTTAGAAGTTCATCGCCAAACATTTACCGGCACCGATTTAGTAGACAAGATTAGTTGTCAAACTTTGCAGGTTTTAAACGAAGACAATGTTAAGGGAATCGATAATCTAAGCACGGTGCAATGA
- a CDS encoding RNA-guided endonuclease TnpB family protein, producing MVKATKYRLYPTPEQALHFRRSFGCCRFAWNYALNQVKETYKNTGKGLSRFAIQKAITDLKKEHEWLLEPYSQCLQVVALNLSRAFINFFERRAKYPKFKSKRGHQSISYPQNVKVLDRSIKFPKIGEVPAVIHRDLEGTVKTVTVSMNSKGQYFASVLVDDGKESPELSTEGKAIGIDLGMNHFAVTSDGSKFANPRWLEKHERNLKRKQKRLSRRQKESNNREKTRRQVAAIHNKIARCREDFHHKLSRRIVDENQVILVENLAVQNLRQNHCLAKSIGQVGWGQFCTMLKYKPEWEGKVYLEVDRFFPSSKTCNVCLNRVDSLPLDVRFWQCHSCGTKHDRDINAAINIRDEGLRILTSGTGDSAYCQTVRRGSKGRKSSTVSQVSG from the coding sequence ATGGTCAAGGCAACAAAGTACCGACTCTATCCAACCCCAGAACAAGCGTTACATTTTCGACGCTCGTTTGGCTGTTGTCGGTTCGCTTGGAATTATGCCTTGAATCAAGTCAAAGAAACTTACAAGAATACAGGTAAAGGGCTGAGTCGTTTTGCGATTCAAAAAGCCATTACAGACTTAAAAAAAGAGCATGAATGGTTATTAGAGCCTTATTCCCAATGCCTACAAGTTGTTGCTCTTAATTTATCTAGAGCATTTATTAACTTCTTTGAACGTCGAGCTAAGTATCCTAAGTTCAAATCCAAACGAGGGCATCAATCCATTAGTTACCCTCAAAACGTCAAAGTCCTAGACAGAAGCATCAAGTTCCCCAAAATAGGAGAAGTTCCTGCTGTTATTCATAGAGACTTAGAAGGGACAGTCAAAACCGTAACAGTGTCTATGAACAGTAAGGGACAATATTTTGCTTCTGTTTTGGTAGACGACGGAAAAGAATCTCCTGAGCTATCTACTGAAGGGAAAGCGATAGGGATTGATTTGGGGATGAACCATTTCGCAGTCACCAGCGACGGTTCAAAATTTGCCAATCCACGATGGTTAGAAAAGCATGAGCGCAACTTAAAACGGAAGCAAAAGCGTTTATCGCGCCGCCAAAAAGAGTCTAATAATCGTGAAAAAACCAGACGGCAGGTAGCTGCTATCCATAACAAAATAGCTCGTTGCAGAGAGGATTTTCACCATAAACTATCGCGCAGGATAGTAGACGAAAACCAAGTCATTTTGGTAGAAAATCTGGCTGTACAAAATCTGAGGCAAAATCATTGCCTAGCCAAGTCCATTGGACAAGTAGGCTGGGGGCAATTTTGCACCATGTTAAAGTACAAGCCAGAATGGGAAGGGAAAGTTTATCTGGAAGTTGACAGATTTTTCCCATCTTCTAAAACCTGCAACGTATGCTTAAATAGGGTTGACAGCCTTCCCCTAGATGTTCGTTTTTGGCAGTGCCATAGTTGCGGTACAAAACATGATCGTGACATCAACGCTGCCATCAATATTCGAGATGAAGGACTGCGCATTTTGACCTCTGGAACGGGGGATTCCGCCTATTGTCAAACTGTAAGACGAGGCAGTAAAGGACGGAAGTCTTCTACTGTCTCGCAGGTTTCTGGATAG
- a CDS encoding circadian clock KaiB family protein produces the protein MTTKKTTEIPKSFKGIALFTPGGDVIYCIDANKQGRWHLHLCAALQEYLGLSEPPHFLVPGYTATVDRWLDPRTQQVKVFAEAYPPVIRHQGLLNLLFDTGDLVWACSHWPEDLFYPMVLGKYHQKFPILWQTHQFIFRCDPPENFLSFASNNSADKSGKVSIIVSANQESLQESTQEYVFHLFVSGRSAITQRTMEILHQILEDSLGMTYTLKVIDISRHPEQTEIYQITATPTLVKIWPLPMRKIVGDLENLDKLRQVLSTFR, from the coding sequence TTGACTACGAAAAAAACTACAGAAATTCCGAAATCCTTTAAAGGAATTGCCCTATTTACTCCTGGAGGAGATGTCATTTATTGTATCGATGCTAATAAACAAGGTAGATGGCATCTGCATTTATGTGCCGCTTTGCAAGAATATCTGGGCTTATCTGAACCTCCACATTTCTTGGTTCCAGGTTATACAGCAACCGTTGATCGATGGCTCGATCCGCGCACGCAGCAAGTTAAAGTTTTTGCGGAGGCTTATCCCCCGGTAATTCGTCATCAAGGATTACTTAATCTTTTATTTGATACGGGTGATTTAGTTTGGGCTTGTTCTCATTGGCCTGAAGATTTATTTTATCCAATGGTATTGGGTAAGTATCATCAAAAATTCCCGATTCTTTGGCAAACTCACCAGTTTATTTTTCGCTGCGACCCTCCGGAAAATTTTCTCAGTTTTGCCTCTAACAACTCAGCGGATAAATCGGGTAAAGTTTCTATTATTGTATCGGCAAATCAAGAGTCCCTTCAAGAATCAACCCAAGAATATGTATTTCATTTATTTGTATCCGGTCGGTCGGCGATTACCCAGCGAACTATGGAAATTTTGCATCAAATTTTAGAAGATTCTTTGGGGATGACTTACACTTTAAAAGTTATTGATATTTCCCGGCATCCAGAACAAACAGAAATTTATCAAATTACTGCTACTCCGACTTTGGTAAAAATTTGGCCATTGCCGATGAGAAAAATTGTGGGTGATTTAGAAAATTTGGATAAACTGAGACAAGTTTTATCCACTTTTAGGTAA